Proteins encoded within one genomic window of Lactococcus garvieae:
- a CDS encoding glycosyltransferase family 2 protein has protein sequence MKVNILMSTYNGEKYVGQQIESIQKQTFTEWNLLVRDDGSKDKTCDIVNSYAQNDKRIQLFQAENKGVIESFYDLAKSSQADYYFFCDQDDFWLSDKMQIVLDEASKHDNEKAKLYYTDLKIVNKDLQVLNESMIRSQSNHANTKLVQELTENSVTGCTMVANHALIELWKNTSDIIMHDWYLALLAAAQDGLIYIDQATILYRQHDSNVLGARTFKKRIKKWLRPHLWFKKYWWLIVSSQKQAEKLLTDVQLSKENRELVQSYASILEQSRKTRYVWIKKYNLRKNKSGHTLIFRGLLITKFAYKAFLRTDRTDIK, from the coding sequence TTGAAAGTTAATATTTTAATGTCAACATACAATGGTGAAAAGTATGTTGGTCAACAAATAGAGAGCATTCAAAAGCAAACCTTTACCGAATGGAATTTGTTGGTGCGAGACGACGGTTCTAAGGATAAAACCTGTGATATCGTAAATTCATATGCACAAAATGACAAGCGGATTCAGCTGTTTCAGGCAGAAAATAAAGGAGTAATTGAATCTTTCTATGACTTGGCTAAATCTAGTCAAGCGGATTACTATTTTTTCTGTGACCAAGACGATTTTTGGTTGTCAGACAAGATGCAAATTGTGCTTGACGAAGCTAGTAAACATGACAATGAAAAAGCAAAGCTTTATTATACCGATTTAAAAATTGTGAATAAAGATTTGCAGGTGTTAAATGAATCAATGATTCGAAGCCAATCAAACCATGCTAATACAAAATTAGTACAAGAGCTAACTGAAAATTCTGTAACAGGATGCACTATGGTCGCAAACCATGCTTTGATTGAGCTTTGGAAAAATACTTCTGATATTATCATGCATGACTGGTATTTGGCGCTTCTTGCAGCGGCACAGGACGGCTTGATTTATATTGACCAGGCTACGATACTTTACCGACAGCATGATAGTAATGTTTTGGGAGCACGTACATTTAAGAAAAGGATAAAAAAATGGTTACGTCCCCATCTCTGGTTTAAAAAATACTGGTGGTTGATTGTTTCAAGTCAAAAACAAGCTGAAAAGCTACTGACAGACGTCCAGCTCTCAAAGGAAAATAGAGAATTAGTTCAAAGCTATGCAAGCATTTTAGAACAAAGTCGTAAAACGCGATATGTCTGGATTAAAAAATATAATTTACGAAAAAATAAATCAGGGCACACCCTAATATTTCGAGGCTTGCTCATCACAAAATTTGCCTATAAGGCTTTCCTACGAACAGATCGTACGGATATTAAATAA
- a CDS encoding ABC transporter permease: MNFFNRRNQILLKELIKTDFKLRYQGSIIGYLWSILKPVMLFVIMYMVFVRFLRFGSAVPHFAVALLLALTLWNFFAETTNMGMLAIVSRGDLLRKINFSKQIVIFSVAANAMINLVISLLVVIIFALLNGVQMSWTVIWAIPLIFELVLFATGIAFILSTIFVRFRDLGPIWEVGMQAGLYGTPIIYPITQVSATHPTIAKFLMMNPMAQIVQDMRYILTFSNNTNPTVWQMIDNPFIVAIPYIIPFVTFGLGLFIFTKNAKKFAEII; encoded by the coding sequence ATGAATTTCTTTAACCGTAGAAACCAAATTCTACTCAAAGAATTGATTAAAACTGATTTTAAATTACGATACCAAGGAAGTATCATTGGCTACTTGTGGTCAATCCTGAAACCTGTGATGCTCTTTGTGATTATGTACATGGTATTCGTACGTTTCTTACGTTTTGGTTCAGCCGTACCACACTTTGCTGTGGCGCTTCTCCTTGCCCTCACACTGTGGAACTTTTTTGCAGAAACAACAAATATGGGGATGCTTGCGATTGTTTCACGTGGGGACTTGTTACGTAAAATCAATTTTTCAAAGCAGATAGTTATCTTTTCTGTTGCTGCTAATGCCATGATTAACCTCGTTATTAGTTTACTTGTCGTTATTATTTTTGCGCTTTTAAATGGCGTTCAGATGTCTTGGACAGTAATCTGGGCGATTCCTTTGATTTTTGAATTAGTACTCTTTGCTACAGGTATTGCCTTTATTTTGTCTACGATTTTCGTTCGTTTTCGTGATTTAGGCCCAATCTGGGAAGTTGGCATGCAAGCTGGGCTTTATGGAACACCGATCATTTACCCGATTACACAAGTATCAGCAACGCATCCGACTATTGCTAAATTCTTGATGATGAACCCAATGGCACAGATCGTACAAGATATGCGCTATATCTTGACCTTTAGTAATAATACTAATCCAACAGTATGGCAAATGATTGATAATCCTTTTATTGTAGCCATTCCTTATATTATTCCTTTTGTAACTTTTGGGTTAGGGCTCTTTATTTTCACGAAGAATGCTAAGAAATTTGCGGAGATTATATAA
- a CDS encoding ABC transporter ATP-binding protein: MNDNIAVKIDHVSKFFRLPTEATNSLRTLLVNRLRGIKGYKEQHVLKDISFEVEKGDFFGIVGRNGSGKSTLLKIISQIYTPEQGTVEIDGKLVSFIELGVGFNPELTGRENVYLNGAMLGFSRVEIDAMYDDIVDFAELHEFMNQKLKNYSSGMQVRLAFSVAIKAEGDILVLDEVLAVGDESFQRKCNDYFLERKAAGKTTILVTHDMGAAKKYCNKAVLIEKGLVKVSGDVDEVANQYSLDNLQTEVLEGDTPETAEDLIENLQVNILNAQQITPEDEVKFEISYDVKKDMATYIAFSMTEVDRNIWIYNDNSLDYMTQGAGHKRAIYSCKLDQVNDLKLKLQVSVRNDKDELIAFADEKVFLIYRDDLADGDLSAKDSSTGLIQRNGGWEFG, translated from the coding sequence ATGAACGATAATATAGCAGTAAAAATAGATCATGTCAGCAAGTTTTTCCGCTTGCCGACAGAGGCAACAAATAGCTTACGTACGCTTCTCGTCAATCGTTTGCGTGGTATTAAGGGATATAAAGAACAGCACGTACTCAAGGATATTTCTTTTGAAGTTGAAAAAGGCGATTTCTTTGGGATCGTTGGGCGTAATGGTTCAGGGAAATCAACGTTACTAAAAATTATCTCGCAGATTTATACACCAGAACAAGGAACTGTCGAGATTGATGGGAAACTTGTATCTTTTATCGAACTTGGTGTAGGATTTAACCCAGAGTTAACCGGCCGCGAGAATGTCTACTTAAATGGTGCCATGTTGGGCTTTTCTAGAGTAGAGATTGATGCAATGTATGATGATATCGTTGATTTTGCTGAACTGCATGAATTTATGAACCAAAAGCTAAAAAATTATTCTTCGGGTATGCAAGTCCGTCTTGCATTCTCCGTTGCAATTAAAGCTGAAGGTGATATTTTAGTTCTGGATGAGGTTTTAGCTGTTGGCGATGAATCTTTCCAGCGTAAATGTAACGATTACTTCTTAGAGCGTAAAGCTGCGGGGAAAACGACAATTTTAGTTACTCACGATATGGGAGCTGCTAAAAAATATTGTAATAAAGCAGTTCTTATTGAAAAAGGATTGGTGAAGGTTTCGGGAGATGTGGATGAGGTAGCCAACCAGTATAGTTTGGATAACTTGCAAACAGAAGTTTTAGAAGGTGATACGCCTGAAACAGCAGAAGACTTGATTGAAAATCTTCAAGTTAATATTCTTAACGCACAACAAATTACACCAGAAGATGAAGTGAAATTTGAGATCAGCTATGATGTGAAAAAGGATATGGCAACTTATATTGCTTTTTCAATGACGGAAGTTGATCGAAATATTTGGATCTACAATGACAACTCCCTTGATTATATGACACAAGGAGCAGGACATAAAAGAGCGATTTACTCTTGCAAGCTTGACCAAGTTAATGATTTAAAATTAAAACTTCAAGTATCCGTACGTAATGATAAAGACGAACTTATCGCATTTGCTGATGAAAAAGTATTTCTGATTTATCGAGATGACTTGGCAGATGGGGACTTAAGCGCAAAAGATTCCTCTACGGGTTTGATTCAAAGAAATGGAGGCTGGGAGTTTGGGTAG
- a CDS encoding DUF2142 domain-containing protein has product MKAENVFLMLAVFFGLIFSFVQPLFNEPDSSYHFDHSMYISNTVVDRSAIGFSGEDYQSHPIPFTKVSDMKADGTYFKKFFETKLPLIHKKDADPRVSRGYGTEWNITWYNDIMHIVPALGVKLGYAIYPSIGSMVITARLFSLIFFVLSMYFIIKKLKVYKYIFVAISVTPTVIQHASSLSYDVYNYVACAFMIMTAINLAVDIKNGQEVTISTFFLKILPPSGVLYFAKINSQLLYLIIPGMLLYFVNKKFKFHLSKLQLTIGCCIFLVLGSGIFYVIFSGQLVMIFIKMFYSLIEPYYTVLSTEIISGTTTVAVPSWFFGVQMVVLVLLFLSYNKEVVPRWFAWGSFSLVCLNFLAIMVSYAVDPAFVDYAGRIITGAQGRYFTPFLLLLAPVFTLLAQKITVKSDTWLIRLFIIMSVCALVLNLGITSLKFYHLQLPADEWRSGIHHYIFK; this is encoded by the coding sequence GTGAAAGCAGAAAACGTTTTCTTGATGTTGGCAGTCTTTTTTGGACTGATTTTTTCCTTTGTGCAACCTTTATTCAATGAACCAGATTCGAGTTATCATTTTGATCATTCTATGTATATTTCGAATACTGTTGTAGACCGATCAGCGATAGGCTTTTCGGGTGAGGACTATCAGTCACACCCTATTCCTTTTACAAAAGTAAGTGATATGAAAGCTGATGGAACTTACTTTAAAAAATTTTTTGAAACTAAGCTACCTCTTATCCATAAAAAAGATGCGGACCCTCGGGTTAGCCGTGGGTATGGCACAGAGTGGAATATTACTTGGTATAATGATATCATGCATATTGTCCCAGCCCTAGGTGTTAAGTTAGGATATGCTATCTACCCCTCTATTGGGAGTATGGTGATTACTGCGCGACTCTTTAGTTTGATTTTCTTTGTTCTGAGTATGTATTTTATTATCAAGAAACTCAAAGTATACAAATATATTTTTGTAGCTATTTCAGTAACACCGACTGTTATTCAACATGCGAGCAGCCTAAGTTATGATGTGTATAACTATGTAGCTTGTGCATTCATGATTATGACAGCTATAAACTTAGCTGTTGATATTAAAAATGGGCAAGAAGTTACCATCAGTACATTCTTCTTGAAAATATTGCCCCCCTCAGGTGTGCTTTATTTTGCAAAAATAAACTCACAACTGTTGTATTTGATAATTCCTGGGATGCTTCTTTATTTTGTGAACAAGAAATTTAAGTTTCACTTATCAAAATTACAGCTAACTATAGGCTGTTGTATTTTCTTAGTTTTGGGCTCCGGGATATTTTATGTAATATTTTCGGGGCAGCTAGTCATGATTTTTATTAAAATGTTTTATAGCTTGATTGAGCCCTATTATACTGTCTTATCAACAGAAATTATTAGCGGAACAACCACAGTGGCAGTTCCTTCTTGGTTTTTTGGAGTTCAAATGGTAGTCCTTGTCCTGCTCTTCCTTTCTTATAATAAGGAGGTTGTTCCACGATGGTTCGCTTGGGGCTCTTTCAGTCTAGTATGTCTAAACTTTTTAGCAATTATGGTGTCCTATGCCGTCGACCCTGCTTTTGTAGATTACGCAGGACGAATTATTACTGGTGCTCAGGGACGATATTTTACTCCCTTTCTCTTATTGCTAGCGCCTGTGTTTACTCTTTTGGCTCAAAAAATTACAGTGAAATCTGACACCTGGCTTATCCGGCTGTTTATCATTATGAGTGTTTGTGCCTTAGTACTTAATTTAGGGATTACTTCCTTAAAATTTTACCATCTACAGTTACCCGCAGATGAGTGGCGTTCCGGCATTCACCATTATATATTTAAATAA
- a CDS encoding glycosyltransferase family 2 protein — protein sequence MEGKVSVVVTCYNHEEYIEECLRSIFAQTYQNIELLVFNDGSTDNSGKIIEEVLKESPFVGETYYFSSENRGIVAVRNDALTKIKGEFLLFVDSDNFINPKHINYLQKALVKEAADIAYCQLWDFVHGKNVLRDDLDYNLSKELTGNLIDASSLVRTSKLSGLKFDASLDNKALEDYDFWLAMILLKQAKSIFVKETKLNYRVLDDSRTDRGNWDKYYQSYFYILDKYVDLIPKEIIQALKNNINIWLKGYEDLEKRVNEKETAIREKDMHIANFQSEVALLKDKLHNQEKDLAEKTQLVKAFEKSFFYKLYKKRLKVKDIKE from the coding sequence ATGGAAGGCAAAGTTTCAGTCGTTGTTACCTGTTACAATCATGAAGAGTATATTGAAGAGTGTTTACGTAGTATCTTTGCGCAAACCTATCAAAATATCGAACTTTTGGTTTTTAATGATGGCTCAACAGATAACTCAGGGAAAATCATTGAGGAAGTTTTGAAAGAGAGTCCTTTTGTAGGCGAAACCTATTATTTTTCATCAGAAAATAGAGGTATTGTGGCTGTGCGCAACGATGCTTTGACTAAAATAAAAGGTGAGTTTCTCCTTTTTGTTGACAGTGATAACTTTATTAATCCAAAACATATTAACTATCTGCAAAAAGCTTTGGTGAAGGAAGCAGCTGATATAGCTTATTGTCAACTTTGGGATTTTGTTCATGGTAAAAATGTATTGCGAGATGATCTGGATTATAATTTATCTAAAGAATTGACAGGCAATCTCATCGATGCTTCTTCCCTTGTGCGTACGTCTAAACTATCAGGACTAAAATTTGATGCTAGCTTGGATAATAAAGCACTAGAAGATTATGATTTTTGGTTAGCTATGATTTTGCTCAAACAGGCAAAATCTATTTTTGTTAAAGAAACTAAACTAAACTACCGAGTATTGGATGATTCTAGGACGGATCGGGGCAACTGGGATAAATATTATCAGTCTTACTTTTATATTTTAGACAAATATGTAGATTTGATTCCTAAAGAAATAATTCAAGCATTGAAAAATAATATAAATATTTGGCTGAAAGGTTACGAAGACTTAGAAAAAAGAGTAAATGAAAAAGAAACAGCTATCCGCGAGAAAGATATGCATATAGCAAATTTTCAAAGTGAAGTAGCTTTACTCAAGGATAAGCTTCATAATCAAGAAAAAGATTTAGCTGAAAAAACACAGCTTGTGAAAGCTTTTGAAAAGTCTTTCTTCTATAAACTTTATAAAAAAAGATTGAAAGTAAAAGATATTAAGGAGTAG
- a CDS encoding rhamnan synthesis F family protein, which yields MKRLLLYVHYNRYDKISGHVLYQLKQMRPLFEKVVLISNSQLSEEGQAKLSGLMDDFIQRENKGFDFGAWRDGMQYVGFEQLKDYDSVTVMNDTCFGPLYNMLPFYEDYEARDVDIWGMTNHRAYQESKKHSFAEHIQSYFKVFSKKVVKADIFQKFWSEIEDFENVQDVIDHYEIRSTSVFLEAGFAYETILDTRELDDSRLLHPDFSYYAPDVILQDKVPFIKVKAFQSPESSGIAKYMLDYVGEYTSYPKQLIVEHLSTVDYPDSNYLVAEKYLEDAEDIAITKKIAVHLHVFYTELLEEFLDAFANFHFDYDLYLTTNTDEKEKQIQKILEQRQVKAELVRTANYGRDVMPFLALKDTLRKYEVVGHFHTKRSLEAAFFAGESWRKELIDMLIIPADNIMRNFEKNSNLGIVIADIPSFFRFNRVVDADNENKMIAPIMNDMWKRMKMRKKVNFHDFKTFTMSYGTYFWVQTEVLEPLFDLEITKKEVPNEPLPQNTILHAIERIMIYLAWDKDLDFRISKTRQELSPFIDARTFNQRFGITEDNAKDIRLTFVLKLAVKKTLRLIKYRTYKLLGKDTKHI from the coding sequence ATGAAACGTCTTCTGCTATATGTTCATTATAATAGATATGATAAAATCAGTGGCCATGTTCTATACCAACTGAAACAAATGCGACCCCTCTTTGAAAAAGTTGTTCTTATTTCAAACAGTCAACTTTCCGAAGAAGGACAAGCTAAATTATCAGGGCTTATGGATGACTTTATCCAAAGAGAGAACAAGGGCTTTGATTTTGGCGCTTGGCGTGATGGGATGCAGTATGTTGGATTTGAGCAGTTGAAAGACTATGATTCAGTGACTGTGATGAATGATACATGCTTTGGTCCTCTTTATAACATGCTTCCTTTTTATGAAGACTACGAAGCGCGTGACGTTGATATTTGGGGAATGACAAACCATCGTGCCTATCAAGAATCAAAAAAACACTCTTTTGCAGAGCATATTCAGTCTTATTTTAAAGTCTTCAGTAAAAAAGTTGTTAAGGCTGATATTTTTCAAAAGTTTTGGAGTGAGATCGAAGATTTTGAAAATGTTCAAGATGTTATCGACCATTATGAGATCCGTTCAACAAGTGTTTTTCTGGAAGCAGGATTTGCATATGAAACGATACTTGATACTCGTGAACTTGATGATTCTCGTCTGTTGCACCCAGATTTTTCATATTATGCTCCTGATGTGATTCTGCAGGATAAAGTGCCATTTATCAAGGTGAAGGCTTTTCAGAGCCCAGAGAGTTCAGGAATCGCTAAATATATGCTGGACTATGTTGGTGAATATACAAGCTATCCTAAACAATTGATTGTGGAACATCTCTCCACAGTAGATTATCCTGATTCCAACTATTTGGTGGCAGAAAAATATTTGGAAGATGCGGAAGACATCGCAATAACTAAAAAAATAGCTGTGCATCTCCATGTCTTTTACACGGAACTTTTAGAAGAGTTTCTTGATGCTTTTGCTAACTTCCACTTTGATTACGATTTGTATTTAACAACAAATACGGATGAAAAAGAGAAACAAATCCAAAAAATATTAGAACAAAGACAGGTTAAGGCAGAACTCGTGCGAACGGCTAACTACGGACGTGATGTTATGCCTTTCCTAGCTTTGAAAGATACTTTGAGAAAGTATGAAGTTGTTGGTCATTTCCATACAAAGCGCTCATTAGAAGCTGCCTTTTTTGCGGGAGAATCTTGGCGTAAAGAATTGATTGATATGTTAATTATACCTGCTGATAATATCATGCGAAATTTTGAAAAGAACAGTAATCTTGGCATTGTAATTGCAGATATCCCATCATTTTTCCGTTTCAATCGCGTGGTTGATGCTGACAATGAAAATAAAATGATTGCCCCAATCATGAATGATATGTGGAAGCGTATGAAAATGCGAAAAAAGGTAAATTTCCACGATTTCAAAACCTTTACCATGAGTTATGGAACCTATTTCTGGGTCCAAACAGAAGTTCTTGAACCACTTTTTGACTTAGAAATCACAAAAAAAGAAGTTCCGAACGAACCACTCCCCCAAAATACGATTCTGCATGCTATCGAACGCATCATGATTTATCTGGCTTGGGACAAGGATTTGGATTTCCGTATTAGTAAAACCCGCCAAGAACTTTCTCCATTTATTGATGCACGGACGTTCAACCAACGTTTTGGAATAACAGAGGATAATGCAAAAGACATCCGCTTAACCTTTGTGCTTAAGCTAGCCGTCAAGAAAACTTTGCGTTTAATAAAGTATAGAACCTATAAACTCTTAGGAAAAGATACGAAACATATATAA
- a CDS encoding DUF2142 domain-containing protein gives MNTVNKLSNGKYNVENIFLIFALIFGLITVFVQPIFSAPDEFVHFKRAHTIFHDDTDELFQQVDKLTASIPYEGSELNESALNSPESSFAFESAYKDGSFVQKFFKDKVASIGTLGWNLNFSRLVWLPQALGILIGSFIHSSFGVMIIAGRLMNLLVYVLAIYFAIKKAKIGQWVMAAVALLPISIQQAASLSYDVLYYIAIFACFSLMSNLWTRKEKIGYKWYFYLFFIALLLFIPKEAVLVLGIYFLTLPMRLFGDNKLTRLVDKFWNFWARHKKIALLAIIVLFYALFVYEFRQAGGALRGVQIMFNTFFRPDFYNNMDSVLVTGMIGNFGQMTYRLPGWLVIINFIFLFILGLTEKEVKLDQRVAVSSGIAYTLVVLMTAIAMFMSWTLNHLQIAGALISLGNQGRYYTPFLIILVPIMLTLKKWVKVEINEAFKRRVFKLLMLFNLSFFIVLTILFYYTADRGANFLPHLIIWAKNLI, from the coding sequence ATGAATACAGTAAATAAGCTATCCAATGGAAAATATAATGTAGAAAATATCTTCCTTATTTTTGCCCTGATATTCGGCTTGATAACCGTCTTTGTCCAACCTATTTTTTCAGCACCAGACGAGTTTGTCCACTTTAAGCGTGCCCATACTATTTTTCATGATGATACGGATGAGTTGTTTCAACAGGTTGATAAATTAACAGCAAGTATCCCTTATGAAGGTTCTGAGCTTAATGAAAGCGCCTTGAATTCCCCAGAATCAAGCTTTGCCTTTGAGTCAGCTTATAAAGATGGAAGTTTTGTGCAAAAATTCTTTAAAGATAAGGTGGCAAGTATAGGAACATTAGGGTGGAACCTAAACTTTTCTAGACTGGTCTGGTTGCCACAGGCTTTGGGGATTCTTATTGGTAGCTTCATCCATTCAAGCTTTGGAGTGATGATTATAGCTGGTCGGTTGATGAACCTTCTCGTATATGTTTTAGCAATTTATTTTGCAATCAAAAAAGCAAAAATTGGACAATGGGTTATGGCAGCAGTTGCTTTGCTGCCCATCAGTATTCAGCAGGCCGCATCACTTTCCTATGATGTCCTATATTATATAGCGATTTTTGCTTGTTTCTCTTTAATGAGTAATTTGTGGACACGTAAAGAAAAAATAGGATACAAATGGTATTTTTATCTCTTTTTCATAGCACTTCTTTTATTTATTCCTAAAGAAGCTGTGTTAGTTCTAGGAATTTACTTTTTGACATTGCCAATGCGTCTGTTCGGAGATAATAAGCTAACACGGTTGGTTGATAAATTTTGGAATTTCTGGGCTCGACATAAAAAAATAGCTTTACTAGCAATTATCGTTTTATTTTATGCCTTGTTTGTTTATGAATTCCGACAAGCAGGGGGGGCATTACGTGGTGTACAAATTATGTTTAATACTTTCTTCAGACCGGATTTCTACAATAATATGGATAGTGTCTTAGTCACAGGCATGATTGGTAATTTTGGGCAAATGACTTATCGGTTACCGGGATGGCTTGTAATTATTAACTTTATCTTCTTATTCATTCTGGGTCTCACAGAGAAAGAAGTGAAACTAGATCAACGAGTGGCAGTTTCTAGTGGTATAGCTTATACTTTAGTTGTGCTGATGACTGCTATTGCAATGTTTATGAGTTGGACTTTAAATCACCTACAGATTGCTGGTGCTTTGATAAGCTTGGGAAATCAAGGGCGCTATTATACACCATTTTTAATTATACTCGTACCTATTATGTTAACATTGAAAAAGTGGGTGAAAGTGGAAATAAATGAAGCCTTCAAAAGAAGAGTTTTTAAGCTGCTCATGTTATTTAATCTTTCCTTTTTTATAGTACTAACAATTTTATTTTACTATACCGCAGATCGAGGAGCCAACTTTTTACCTCACCTAATAATTTGGGCCAAAAATCTTATTTAA
- a CDS encoding glycosyltransferase family 2 protein yields MKKKTEQKILLIIPAYNESEGIVSVIETVENYRQRCEYQLDYIVINDGSTDNEEEVLRAHNIHHVELIQNLGIGGAVQTGYIYALVNDYDIAIQYDGDGQHDIESLPNLVEPILSGESDFTVGSRFLDESNSEFKSSKARQLGIKILSSLIFMTSKFRIKDVTSGYRAGNRKVIEQFTKRYPRQYPEPESYMHLFAKNIRVKEVGVRMFERTTGVSSINLLKGANYMISVSLAVLVSSLIGKEKG; encoded by the coding sequence ATGAAGAAAAAAACTGAACAGAAAATATTATTGATAATTCCTGCTTATAATGAATCTGAAGGAATCGTTAGTGTAATTGAAACAGTTGAGAATTATAGACAAAGATGTGAGTATCAATTGGATTATATTGTAATTAACGATGGATCAACAGATAATGAAGAAGAAGTTCTCCGCGCTCATAATATCCACCATGTGGAGTTAATACAAAATTTAGGTATCGGAGGCGCTGTCCAAACTGGTTATATCTATGCTTTAGTAAATGATTATGATATTGCTATTCAATATGATGGAGATGGACAACACGATATTGAATCCCTACCAAATCTGGTTGAACCTATTTTGAGCGGAGAATCAGATTTTACAGTTGGGTCACGCTTTTTAGACGAGAGTAATTCAGAATTCAAGTCGTCTAAAGCCCGCCAGTTAGGTATTAAAATTTTGTCTTCGCTGATTTTTATGACCTCAAAATTTAGAATCAAAGATGTTACCAGTGGTTATCGAGCAGGAAATCGAAAAGTAATTGAACAGTTTACTAAACGGTACCCGAGACAGTATCCAGAACCAGAAAGTTATATGCATCTTTTCGCTAAAAATATACGTGTAAAGGAAGTTGGAGTACGTATGTTTGAAAGAACGACAGGCGTTTCCAGCATCAACTTACTCAAGGGAGCAAACTATATGATTAGTGTTTCTCTCGCGGTTTTAGTATCATCTTTGATTGGAAAGGAGAAAGGATAA
- a CDS encoding DUF2304 domain-containing protein, which produces MPTQLRILAIVLSITFFIYVIQLIKKDNAEIRHMLKWFILALIILFGALFPDLGSSVAHFLGIKTLTSLSLFILVGLLLLISLKYQMSLISAEKQIKNLVQEVSLLKKKVEEADTLDKN; this is translated from the coding sequence ATGCCTACTCAATTACGGATTTTAGCGATTGTTTTATCTATTACTTTTTTCATCTATGTTATTCAGTTGATAAAAAAAGATAATGCTGAAATAAGACATATGCTTAAATGGTTTATTTTAGCACTTATCATCTTGTTTGGTGCACTCTTTCCTGATTTAGGAAGTAGCGTTGCCCATTTCTTGGGAATAAAGACTTTAACATCTCTATCTTTGTTTATACTCGTTGGTCTGCTTCTCTTAATATCTTTGAAGTATCAAATGTCACTTATTTCTGCAGAAAAACAGATTAAGAACCTGGTACAGGAAGTTTCATTATTAAAGAAGAAAGTGGAAGAAGCTGACACTTTGGATAAGAACTAA
- a CDS encoding glycosyltransferase produces the protein MQDKHFAHTFVICAYQDSPYLEKCIESLLSQSSVIEKKSKVILYTSTPTETMFNIAEKYNIEQFIGKGGGIGADWNGALSFVDTKYATIAHQDDTYEPEYGAKVLQEFESKEDLNIVFSDYYETDENDQLRKRNLNLKVKTLGLRLLSLFNNKAYQRRVYSFGNFICCPAVSYNMDRLSNFKFNESLRMALDWDAWERIMRRPGFIKYIPERLMAHRIHSDSETSANTIDKNREKEEYDMFRRYWGDKMSQFLMKIYVNNQKGNI, from the coding sequence ATGCAAGACAAACATTTTGCACACACTTTTGTTATTTGTGCATATCAAGATTCACCCTACTTAGAAAAGTGTATTGAGTCTTTGTTATCACAGTCTTCTGTGATAGAAAAAAAATCAAAAGTCATCTTATATACATCAACTCCGACAGAAACAATGTTCAATATCGCTGAAAAATACAATATTGAGCAATTTATTGGAAAAGGAGGAGGTATTGGTGCGGACTGGAATGGTGCCTTATCTTTTGTTGACACAAAATATGCTACTATTGCGCATCAGGATGATACTTATGAGCCAGAATACGGAGCAAAAGTTTTACAAGAATTTGAATCCAAAGAAGATTTGAACATTGTTTTTTCTGATTATTATGAAACAGATGAAAATGATCAGCTTAGAAAGAGAAACCTAAATCTAAAAGTGAAAACTTTAGGTCTACGTCTGCTTTCTCTCTTTAATAATAAGGCTTACCAAAGACGTGTTTATTCTTTTGGGAATTTTATTTGTTGCCCAGCTGTCTCTTATAATATGGACCGCCTTAGTAATTTCAAATTTAACGAATCACTGCGTATGGCTTTGGATTGGGACGCTTGGGAGCGCATTATGCGTCGCCCAGGTTTTATCAAATATATTCCAGAAAGATTAATGGCTCATCGTATACATAGTGATTCGGAAACAAGTGCTAATACGATTGATAAAAATAGAGAAAAAGAAGAATATGATATGTTTCGTCGATACTGGGGTGATAAAATGTCCCAGTTTCTTATGAAAATTTATGTGAATAATCAAAAAGGGAATATATAG